From the genome of Candidatus Roizmanbacteria bacterium, one region includes:
- the pilO gene encoding type 4a pilus biogenesis protein PilO — MTPVTQTHHRFFEGLKNSGLHLYHYVLYNIFDLRIFAIRPALSTAISLNKQEADLKTLDGKYELLIGQIVQIQNALQLVRDKLYLIDEALPAQPYMNIMMSDIQESAKKNNISIRKIDIHRINLVETEKNLFRSMVVNVELGSTFDDFIKFEKDLLLQRRLKKFKTINIGREDVASGSATLNIKAEIEGYYL; from the coding sequence ATCACTCCCGTCACTCAAACACATCATCGTTTCTTTGAAGGGCTCAAAAACTCAGGACTACACCTTTACCACTATGTTCTTTATAATATTTTCGATCTTCGTATTTTTGCAATAAGACCAGCGCTCAGTACTGCAATTTCACTCAATAAACAGGAGGCTGACCTTAAAACTCTTGATGGAAAATATGAACTGCTTATTGGTCAAATTGTACAAATCCAAAATGCGCTACAGCTAGTGAGGGATAAACTCTATCTTATAGATGAAGCACTTCCCGCTCAACCATACATGAATATTATGATGAGCGACATTCAAGAAAGCGCAAAAAAGAATAATATTTCAATTCGTAAAATAGATATACACAGAATAAATCTTGTCGAAACAGAAAAAAACCTGTTCAGATCTATGGTTGTGAATGTAGAACTGGGATCAACATTTGACGACTTTATTAAGTTTGAAAAGGATTTACTACTACAGCGTAGATTAAAGAAATTTAAAACAATAAATATAGGACGTGAAGACGTAGCGTCCGGAAGCGCCACGCTAAATATTAAGGCTGAGATTGAGGGTTATTATTTATAG
- a CDS encoding 30S ribosomal protein S20 → MPIIKSAIKKLKQDKVRKASNKKIEATYLSLLSKVKKGALKDMKKVHSAIDKAAKKGVIHANKAARLKSQVTKLLKPKIKSSK, encoded by the coding sequence ATGCCAATAATTAAATCCGCAATTAAAAAACTTAAACAAGACAAGGTTCGAAAAGCTTCGAACAAAAAAATAGAGGCCACCTATCTTTCTTTGCTATCAAAGGTTAAGAAAGGTGCATTAAAGGATATGAAAAAAGTTCATTCTGCCATTGATAAAGCTGCAAAAAAAGGCGTTATCCATGCAAACAAAGCGGCCAGACTCAAATCTCAGGTTACTAAGCTGTTAAAACCAAAAATTAAGTCGTCCAAATGA
- a CDS encoding DUF4012 domain-containing protein yields the protein MERSKNNSQNTMDNDYRQRSGLAKIQPLQAGGQPLRQTLKGDDMGRRKKRLKQKLFAIGIAVFVVVFFIIVPVIKIRSHIKPVTESAKALKYVFSLNDMDQVEAKMADFSKTYDSFENDAKGIYWLSFIPYVSDFKNAVEAGHFSIAAGKDGIKSIAPYADLIGFKKGGSSFSEKSAEDRLQTAVLTLDKVLGNIDKISENIKQAETRIEKIDPNRYPDSFGNMKVRASVISVKEQFHGVSSLFVDAKPLLKQLPKILGKDKEKTYLILFQNNYERRATGGFLTSYAYFRIKNGKMEIEKSSDIYSLDESISSHPVAPKEILTYHKGVNNFYIRDSNLSPDLPTSIKIFESLYSRSGNQQNYDGVIMLDAKVLVDMLTIFGDTEVSGVTFSANKDSRCDCPQVIYTLFDIVDRPVNYIKTDRKGILGDLMFALFNKAIGFSPSKYWGTLAQTMFGNLEQKHILLYFKDKNLQMAAEQINFAGRIKTTDGDYLHINNVNFAGAKSNLYVSETIESKTTKASSGEIQREVVITYKNPYAHSDCNLERGGLCLNAVLRNWLRVYVPKGSKLVSFKGSQKTVKTYDSLGKTVFEGFMTVSPEGRAQVTVTYTLPNSIKAKDYSLMVQKQPGVEDKQDVSITVAGQKMYDGLFDTDKQYTKSF from the coding sequence ATGGAACGATCTAAAAATAATTCTCAAAACACCATGGATAATGATTACAGGCAGAGGAGCGGTTTAGCCAAAATTCAACCCTTGCAAGCTGGAGGGCAACCTCTACGACAAACACTTAAAGGAGACGATATGGGACGTAGAAAAAAAAGATTAAAACAAAAACTGTTTGCAATTGGAATTGCAGTTTTTGTGGTTGTTTTCTTTATTATAGTTCCGGTTATTAAAATTCGTTCTCACATTAAGCCCGTTACTGAGTCGGCAAAAGCACTTAAATATGTTTTTTCTCTCAACGACATGGATCAAGTAGAGGCTAAAATGGCCGACTTTTCAAAGACCTACGACTCCTTTGAAAACGATGCAAAAGGTATTTACTGGCTATCATTTATTCCCTATGTCTCCGACTTCAAAAATGCAGTTGAGGCTGGACATTTCTCGATCGCCGCTGGTAAAGACGGGATAAAATCAATTGCTCCTTACGCAGATCTCATAGGATTTAAGAAGGGAGGATCTTCCTTCTCAGAAAAGTCTGCAGAGGATCGTCTACAGACAGCGGTTCTCACACTAGATAAAGTTCTTGGAAACATTGACAAGATCTCAGAAAACATTAAGCAGGCAGAGACTCGAATAGAAAAAATCGACCCAAACAGATACCCAGACTCATTCGGTAATATGAAAGTTAGAGCGTCCGTTATATCGGTTAAGGAACAGTTCCATGGGGTTTCGTCACTTTTTGTCGATGCAAAACCACTACTTAAACAACTTCCTAAAATTCTCGGTAAGGATAAGGAAAAAACATATCTCATACTATTCCAAAATAACTACGAAAGACGCGCAACGGGTGGATTCTTAACTTCATACGCATACTTCAGAATAAAAAATGGAAAGATGGAAATTGAAAAGTCATCCGATATTTATTCACTCGACGAATCGATTTCTTCACATCCAGTGGCTCCAAAAGAGATTCTAACCTATCATAAAGGAGTAAATAACTTCTATATAAGAGATAGTAATCTGTCTCCTGACCTTCCAACGTCAATCAAGATCTTTGAGTCACTCTATAGTAGAAGTGGGAACCAACAAAACTACGACGGAGTTATCATGCTAGATGCCAAGGTTCTAGTAGACATGCTTACTATATTTGGAGATACCGAAGTAAGTGGAGTTACATTCTCAGCTAACAAAGATTCAAGATGCGATTGTCCTCAAGTAATCTACACTCTGTTTGATATTGTGGACAGACCGGTAAACTACATAAAGACCGATCGTAAAGGAATCTTAGGAGATCTCATGTTTGCCCTCTTTAATAAAGCGATTGGGTTCTCACCTTCCAAGTACTGGGGAACTCTTGCTCAGACAATGTTTGGAAATCTCGAACAGAAGCACATCCTACTTTACTTTAAGGATAAAAATCTACAGATGGCAGCCGAACAGATCAATTTTGCAGGAAGAATTAAGACCACAGACGGAGACTATCTCCACATAAACAATGTTAACTTTGCGGGCGCAAAATCAAATCTTTACGTGAGTGAGACTATTGAATCCAAAACGACAAAAGCTTCTTCCGGTGAAATACAGCGCGAGGTTGTTATTACATACAAAAATCCTTACGCTCACTCCGACTGTAATCTTGAAAGAGGAGGGCTTTGTCTCAATGCCGTACTAAGAAACTGGCTCCGTGTCTACGTGCCAAAAGGTTCTAAATTAGTCTCGTTCAAAGGGTCCCAGAAAACCGTAAAGACCTATGACTCGCTTGGTAAGACGGTGTTCGAGGGATTTATGACGGTGAGTCCAGAAGGTCGAGCACAGGTTACCGTTACGTATACTCTTCCAAACTCGATCAAGGCAAAAGACTACTCCTTGATGGTACAAAAGCAACCTGGAGTTGAGGATAAACAGGATGTATCAATTACCGTTGCTGGACAGAAAATGTACGATGGACTATTCGATACTGACAAACAGTACACGAAGAGTTTTTAA
- the recO gene encoding DNA repair protein RecO produces the protein MPILLKTNGIVLSSKILPSNDVIYIVLTEEKGKLRIFGKGVKKTSSRRRPHLQTGNLISAVLRRSNETYYLQETTLISAFSQIKQSSEKLGWLYAFLFMIDRLLPEMEKDQHIYNIVQKHLIDLAQKKEEQAMFTESANSVLSALGYTSEKISLEDIKELFTDLTHQKLPLNTI, from the coding sequence ATGCCGATCCTACTCAAAACAAACGGCATTGTTTTAAGCAGTAAGATTCTTCCAAGTAATGACGTAATTTATATCGTACTTACCGAAGAAAAGGGAAAGCTGCGAATTTTCGGCAAGGGAGTAAAAAAGACATCCAGTAGGCGCAGACCACATCTTCAGACCGGAAACCTAATCTCAGCGGTTCTCAGACGCTCAAATGAAACTTATTATCTACAGGAAACAACGCTTATTTCGGCATTCTCTCAGATAAAACAATCTTCGGAAAAGCTAGGCTGGCTATATGCGTTTCTCTTCATGATCGATCGTCTCTTGCCTGAGATGGAAAAGGATCAACACATCTACAACATCGTTCAAAAACACCTGATCGATCTTGCTCAGAAGAAAGAAGAACAAGCTATGTTCACAGAAAGTGCGAATAGTGTACTTAGCGCGTTAGGATACACCTCAGAAAAAATTTCTTTAGAGGACATCAAGGAGCTCTTTACTGATCTTACCCACCAAAAACTCCCCCTGAATACGATATAA
- a CDS encoding PilN domain-containing protein, whose product MCCKLYLVSIPEAVNLTTLNIDDNTYSLRGTSSDSRQLQLFYARLQTDRRFKSVILSNIKRVEQGYLFDLVLNSYQKIVI is encoded by the coding sequence ATCTGCTGTAAATTATATCTTGTCAGTATTCCTGAGGCGGTCAATCTCACCACCTTAAACATTGACGACAACACATACTCACTTAGGGGAACTTCCTCTGACTCAAGACAACTGCAGCTTTTCTACGCTCGACTTCAGACAGATCGGCGCTTTAAGTCGGTAATTCTTTCTAACATTAAACGAGTTGAACAGGGATATCTATTCGATCTAGTTCTCAATTCGTACCAAAAAATCGTAATATGA
- a CDS encoding glycine--tRNA ligase, with translation MDELVALCKRRGIIFPGSEIYGGLAGTWDWGPIGSLLKKNYKDLWWKDAVQLRDDVVGLDAAIMMNPKAWEASGHTTGFVDPLIECKICHQRFRPDKPEEIKEHEATHKDKTVEWTEPQKFNLLVKAFLGIIEGKQSEIYLRGEITNGVHVNFKNVLNSTRVQIPFGIAQIGKAFRNEITPGNFIFRSREFEPLEVQFSIKPDEEEGKKWFEYWKKNRMQWFLDLGMKKENLRFRDHEDDEKAHYAKFATDIEYQAPWGWQEMMGIHHRGDWDLSRHQEYSGKSLTYHDPNTGEEYLPWDIETSSGLERPLLFILLDAYRKDEKREWLQLSPKLAPYKAAVFPLLANKPVLVDKAKEIYHNLRKSVMISWDDRGNIGKRYAAQDEIGTPYCITVDFATLEDDKVTVRERDSMEQKRVPISELNAFLLEVL, from the coding sequence ATGGACGAACTTGTAGCACTGTGTAAAAGACGAGGAATTATCTTTCCTGGATCCGAAATCTATGGTGGACTAGCTGGCACATGGGACTGGGGTCCTATTGGGTCACTTCTCAAGAAAAACTACAAAGATCTTTGGTGGAAGGATGCAGTTCAGTTAAGAGATGACGTGGTTGGATTGGACGCCGCAATAATGATGAATCCTAAAGCATGGGAGGCGTCTGGCCATACAACCGGATTTGTAGACCCATTAATTGAGTGTAAAATATGTCATCAACGATTCCGACCTGATAAGCCTGAGGAAATTAAGGAGCATGAGGCTACACATAAAGATAAAACGGTTGAGTGGACAGAACCACAAAAGTTCAACCTTCTAGTAAAGGCCTTTCTTGGAATCATCGAAGGCAAACAATCTGAAATATATCTACGTGGTGAAATAACGAACGGAGTTCATGTTAACTTTAAAAATGTCCTTAACTCAACGAGAGTACAGATTCCATTTGGAATTGCTCAGATTGGAAAAGCATTCCGAAATGAAATCACACCGGGAAACTTCATCTTTAGATCTAGAGAGTTTGAACCACTCGAGGTACAGTTCTCCATTAAACCAGATGAAGAGGAAGGTAAAAAATGGTTTGAGTACTGGAAGAAAAATAGAATGCAGTGGTTCCTCGATCTAGGAATGAAGAAGGAAAACCTGAGGTTTCGTGATCACGAAGATGATGAGAAAGCTCATTATGCCAAGTTTGCAACAGATATTGAGTATCAAGCTCCCTGGGGATGGCAGGAGATGATGGGGATTCATCATCGAGGAGATTGGGACCTATCTCGACATCAAGAGTATAGCGGTAAAAGTCTCACCTACCACGATCCAAATACTGGAGAAGAATATCTTCCATGGGATATTGAGACCTCATCAGGTCTTGAACGACCACTCCTTTTCATCCTTCTTGACGCATACCGCAAAGATGAAAAAAGAGAATGGCTTCAACTAAGCCCGAAACTAGCGCCCTACAAGGCTGCAGTTTTTCCACTCCTTGCAAATAAGCCCGTTCTTGTTGATAAAGCTAAAGAAATTTATCATAATCTAAGAAAGAGCGTTATGATCTCATGGGATGATCGTGGTAATATAGGAAAGCGGTATGCTGCTCAGGATGAGATCGGGACACCATACTGTATAACTGTAGACTTTGCGACTCTAGAGGATGACAAAGTAACTGTGCGCGAACGAGACAGTATGGAACAAAAGAGAGTTCCAATTTCTGAACTAAACGCCTTTTTATTAGAAGTTCTCTAA
- a CDS encoding sugar transferase translates to MQKYLQGPLYRAYLKRLIDIFLSITLLILFSPICAVTAVIIKLTSPGPLFADVPERIGRNTKRFTMYKFRSMINNAHVILRTDPKFAELFSEYKKGSYKLLNDPRVTKFGTIIRKHSIDEIPQLLNVLKGQMSIVGPRAYYKDELEDQQKKYPHTRALVKRVLSLNPGITGLWQVSGRSEINFDKRIALDASYVDNLSLWNDLKIILKTPWIMITGRGAV, encoded by the coding sequence ATGCAAAAGTACTTACAAGGACCTCTCTATAGAGCTTACCTAAAACGGTTAATTGATATTTTTCTATCTATCACTCTTCTTATCTTATTCTCACCTATTTGCGCAGTGACAGCGGTCATAATCAAGCTCACTTCACCGGGTCCACTATTTGCAGATGTACCCGAGAGAATCGGACGAAATACGAAGCGCTTCACCATGTACAAATTCAGATCGATGATTAACAACGCACATGTCATCTTAAGAACAGATCCTAAGTTCGCAGAACTCTTCTCTGAATACAAAAAAGGGAGTTATAAACTTTTAAACGATCCCCGTGTCACAAAATTTGGTACAATTATCCGTAAGCACTCGATTGATGAGATCCCACAACTACTAAACGTTCTTAAAGGACAGATGAGTATAGTAGGACCAAGAGCGTACTATAAAGATGAGTTAGAGGACCAACAAAAGAAATATCCTCATACTCGGGCTCTTGTAAAAAGAGTGCTATCGCTAAATCCAGGAATTACTGGACTCTGGCAGGTTTCAGGAAGATCAGAAATTAACTTTGACAAACGAATTGCTCTTGATGCATCGTACGTCGATAATTTATCATTATGGAACGATCTAAAAATAATTCTCAAAACACCATGGATAATGATTACAGGCAGAGGAGCGGTTTAG